One Diadema setosum chromosome 8, eeDiaSeto1, whole genome shotgun sequence genomic window carries:
- the LOC140231872 gene encoding uncharacterized protein, whose product MASLIHPASPRKVRSFTGCSTTRHHNVRQRMEISRGIPQVLEADPASRPDVEEKEEEGDREVLYKKACVYLRSRPKRVMFSVNHKLYQTGNLEDDLKRLKNDRYKGVAPPASLVWGERFDMDDLQSSKTLNEENFWPFVHSVAWRKFSSIRVTEGALLDSLLFAYYSLLTERKVFSFVTDVYRRNVATTPSTRPKNADDKDGAETVKITFTYYAASLQELSDVIYRHHGSNVGINTLAEKNESYLKLTGESPDTPLDFGWTPDQRQTALGDSSRMTRATPATPVNPPNSPTPSLVPTQTMLKRRKELSLQGSPRNVAPKYPSSYYSLPLVLRNRFTLGIKSYDDDEMTVEGKCLQRRRASTQCMPCSAVYFTRDSSKSSGYKSSLQVVRASLGTRSQPLCLPSITPTARKDELMSALDKRGDSPSPLRSCLASPNNGNANPNHRNHATKEKDKRSQDAEKTDLQRGDSKRQLTFSPNLEYINVVQRVAPCLSQPRSTAGNAKFDTKKLFINWSLEKVRQVRRRKKKKRKQKEPTPKEIMRKLDMQGTDKDYVLGKFLADQPTCSSTTTTTGSSASQSVCPLHGTKSAQCEQCLQLVTRATSPLPFVTKHSEVRRLRFADVVEDTPSPSQEATPKFPAGFADTVSSFRHQCQMSTREFIIRKEQITTFGGYKTITSITINKIPAGGFMKWQYKTDEFTLEK is encoded by the exons ATGGCATCGCTCATTCATCCCGCATCTCCGCGTAAAGTCCGGAGTTTTACTGGCTGCAGCACGACTCGGCACCACAATGTCAGGCAGCGCATGGAAATATCCAGGGGAATACCGCAAGTACTGGAAGCCGACCCGGCTAGCCGCCCGGATgtggaggagaaggaggaggagggggatcGTGAAGTACTCTACAAAAAGGCGTGCGTGTATCTGCGAAGTCGGCCCAAGCGCGTCATGTTCAGCGTCAACCATAAACTCTACCAGACGGGCAACCTAGAAGATGACCTGAAGCGACTGAAGAACGACCGGTATAAGGGCGTGGCTCCCCCTGCCTCGCTCGTGTGGGGGGAGAGGTTCGACATGGATGATCTCCAGTCCAGCAAGACTCTCAACGAAG AGAATTTTTGGCCGTTCGTACATTCGGTGGCCTGGCGTAAATTCAGTTCCATACGAGTTACAGAGGGCGCCCTACTCGACAGTCTGCTCTTCGCCTATTACTCACTGCTGACGGAACGGAAAGTCTTCTCCTTCGTCACCGATGTCTACCGCCGCAACGTCGCGACGACACCGTCAACTCGCCCAAAGAACGCCGACGACAAG GATGGAGCTGAAACGGTGAAGATAACATTCACGTACTACGCGGCGAGTCTGCAGGAGTTGAGTGACGTCATCTATCGCCACCATGGGTCTAATGTAGGCATCAACACACTAGCTGAGAAGAACGAGAGCTACCTCAAGCTGACGGGCGAGTCGCCCGACACCCCGCTCGACTTCGGCTGGACCCCGGACCAGCGACAGACAGCACTAGGCGACTCGAGCAGGATGACGCGCGCGACACCGGCCACGCCCGTGAACCCGCCAAACTCGCCAACACCGTCGCTGGTCCCGACCCAGACGATGCTAAAGCGACGGAAAGAGCTTTCGTTGCAGGGTAGCCCGCGAAATGTCGCTCCAAAGTATCCATCCAGCTACTACAGCCTCCCGCTGGTTCTACGCAACCGCTTCACACTCGGTATAAAGTCGTACGATGATGACGAAATGACCGTGGAAGGAAAGTGCCTCCAACGTCGGCGAGCCAGCACACAATGCATGCCCTGCAGCGCCGTCTATTTTACGCGGGACTCGTCTAAATCCTCAGGCTACAAATCGTCACTGCAGGTGGTTCGCGCGTCGCTTGGAACGCGGTCCCAACCGCTGTGTCTCCCGTCCATTACACCCACGGCACGAAAAGACGAGTTGATGTCCGCGCTCGATAAGCGCGGTGATAGCCCGTCTCCATTACGCAGCTGTCTTGCTAGCCCTAACAATGGCAACGCTAACCCTAACCACCGCAATCACGCTACGAAAGAGAAGGACAAACGTTCGCAAGACGCAGAAAAAACGGATTTACAGCGAGGCGACTCAAAGCGGCAACTCACGTTTTCGCCTAACCTGGAGTACATCAATGTCGTGCAGCGGGTCGCACCGTGTTTATCCCAGCCCAGATCCACTGCAGGCAACGCAAAGTTTGACACCAAGAAACTTTTCATTAACTGGAGCTTGGAGAAAGTGCGCCAGGTGCGTCGACGCAAGAAAAAGAAGCGCAAGCAAAAAGAGCCCACTCCGAAGGAAATCATGCGAAAACTTGATATGCAGGGGACTGACAAGGACTACGTCCTTGGCAAGTTTCTAGCGGACCAACCAACATGTagctccaccaccaccactactggCTCTAGTGCTTCCCAATCCGTCTGTCCGCTGCATGGTACCAAGAGCGCACAGTGTGAGCAATGTCTGCAGTTGGTGACGCGCGCGACCAGCCCTCTCCCTTTCGTCACGAAGCACAGCGAGGTTCGCCGACTCCGATTCGCTGACGTGGTGGAGGACACGCCCTCCCCCTCTCAGGAAGCCACGCCCAAATTCCCAGCGGGGTTCGCCGACACCGTGTCGAGCTTTAGGCACCAGTGCCAGATGAGCACGAGAGAATTCATCATCAGAAAGGAGCAGATAACCACGTTTGGAGGATACAAGACGATCACTAGTATCACCATCAATAAAATTCCCGCCGGTGGGTTCATGAAGTGGCAGTACAAGACGGATGAATTCACGCTAGAAAAATAG